In Pectobacterium aroidearum, the following are encoded in one genomic region:
- a CDS encoding EamA family transporter produces MSVKDALLALCVVVLWGVNFVVIKVGLNDMPPFLLAGLRFSLVALPAIFFVPFPRIPLKWLIAYGMTISFGQFGFLFLAIKLGMPAGIASLVLQAQAFFTLLVGAVLLSEKLRWNHVVGILVAAIGMVVLAEGRTALQMSSGMTTTTLLLTLAAALSWAVGNIVNKVIMSKNSDVRIMSLVVWGALVPVVPFFISSWLFEGRDAIVHSLTTIQLPTILSLAYLAFAATIIGYGIWGSLLARYETWRVAPLSLLVPVVGLVSAAVFLGESLSLLQIMGAVLIMAGLLVNVFGARLRSWLPVRQP; encoded by the coding sequence ATGTCGGTGAAAGATGCGCTACTCGCGCTTTGTGTCGTGGTGTTATGGGGTGTGAATTTTGTGGTGATCAAGGTCGGCCTGAATGATATGCCGCCCTTTTTACTGGCAGGGCTACGTTTCTCGCTGGTGGCGCTACCGGCTATTTTCTTTGTTCCGTTCCCGCGTATTCCCCTGAAATGGCTGATTGCCTATGGCATGACAATCAGCTTCGGTCAGTTTGGCTTTCTGTTTCTCGCTATCAAGCTGGGTATGCCTGCGGGGATTGCCTCGCTGGTGCTACAGGCTCAGGCCTTTTTTACGCTGCTGGTTGGCGCGGTTTTACTGTCGGAAAAGCTGCGTTGGAATCACGTTGTTGGGATTCTGGTAGCCGCGATAGGGATGGTGGTGCTGGCAGAAGGGCGCACAGCGCTGCAAATGTCCTCCGGTATGACCACTACCACGCTGCTGCTGACGCTGGCGGCGGCGCTGTCATGGGCGGTCGGTAACATCGTCAATAAAGTGATCATGAGCAAAAACAGCGATGTACGCATCATGTCGCTGGTGGTGTGGGGTGCATTGGTGCCTGTCGTGCCGTTTTTCATCAGTTCCTGGCTGTTCGAAGGCAGGGACGCGATTGTCCACAGTTTAACGACGATCCAACTGCCGACGATCTTGTCGTTAGCGTATCTGGCGTTTGCGGCCACCATCATCGGTTACGGGATTTGGGGAAGCCTGCTGGCGCGCTACGAGACCTGGCGTGTGGCGCCCTTATCGCTGTTGGTGCCGGTGGTTGGGCTGGTCAGCGCCGCCGTTTTTCTTGGTGAATCGCTCTCGCTGCTGCAAATCATGGGGGCGGTGTTGATTATGGCCGGCCTGTTGGTGAATGTGTTTGGCGCGCGGTTACGTTCATGGCTACCTGTGCGGCAGCCATAG
- a CDS encoding valine--pyruvate transaminase produces the protein MNFSLFGKKFTRHAGITQLMDDLNEGLRTPGAIMLGGGNPAHIPEMDSYFQQLCQDMLEQGKLTEALCNYDGPQGKDTLLKALAELLSNELGWQIGPQNIALTNGSQSAFFYLFNLFAGRHSDGSLKKVLFPLAPEYIGYSDSGLDDNMFVSVRPQIELLPEGQFKYHVDFDNLSITDDIGLVCVSRPTNPTGNVLTDDELMRLDILAQQHKVPLLIDNAYGVPFPGIIFTDATPLWNPNIILCMSLSKLGLPGSRCGIVIADEKVISAIGNMNGIISLSPGAVGPALAYEMIQRGDLLRLSNDVIRPFYQQRVMETIAIIRRYLSPEQCLIHKPEGAIFLWLWFKDLPITTEILYQRLKKRGVLMVPGHYFFPGLDQGWPHAHQCMRMNYVPEPEKIEQGIAILAEEVEKAMQEG, from the coding sequence ATGAACTTTTCTCTTTTCGGCAAGAAATTCACGCGCCACGCTGGCATCACCCAATTAATGGACGACCTGAACGAAGGGCTGCGTACGCCAGGCGCAATCATGCTGGGAGGCGGCAATCCGGCACACATTCCAGAGATGGATAGCTACTTCCAGCAGCTGTGTCAGGATATGCTGGAACAAGGGAAATTAACGGAAGCGCTATGCAACTACGACGGCCCGCAAGGTAAGGATACGCTGCTTAAAGCGTTGGCCGAACTGCTGAGTAATGAATTAGGCTGGCAGATTGGACCACAGAATATTGCGCTGACAAATGGCAGCCAGAGTGCGTTTTTCTACTTATTTAACCTGTTTGCAGGTCGCCACAGCGATGGCAGCCTGAAAAAGGTGCTGTTCCCGTTGGCACCGGAATACATTGGCTATTCGGATTCCGGGCTGGACGACAACATGTTCGTCTCCGTTCGCCCACAGATCGAACTGTTGCCTGAAGGACAATTCAAATATCACGTTGATTTCGATAACCTGTCGATTACTGATGATATCGGGCTGGTCTGCGTATCTCGTCCAACGAATCCGACCGGTAACGTGCTGACCGACGACGAGCTGATGCGTCTGGATATTCTGGCGCAGCAGCACAAGGTTCCCTTGCTGATTGATAACGCCTATGGCGTGCCTTTCCCCGGCATTATCTTCACCGACGCGACGCCGCTGTGGAACCCGAATATCATCCTGTGCATGAGCCTGTCCAAGCTGGGTCTGCCCGGTTCACGCTGCGGTATCGTGATTGCGGATGAAAAGGTGATTTCCGCGATCGGTAACATGAACGGCATCATTAGTCTGTCTCCGGGTGCAGTCGGCCCGGCGCTGGCGTATGAGATGATTCAACGTGGCGATCTGCTGCGCTTATCTAACGACGTCATACGCCCGTTCTACCAGCAGCGCGTGATGGAAACGATCGCGATTATTCGTCGTTACTTGTCGCCTGAGCAGTGCCTGATTCATAAACCGGAAGGCGCAATCTTCCTGTGGCTGTGGTTTAAAGATCTGCCTATCACGACGGAAATCCTGTACCAGCGCCTGAAAAAACGCGGCGTCCTCATGGTACCGGGACACTATTTCTTCCCCGGTCTGGATCAAGGCTGGCCGCACGCTCATCAATGTATGCGCATGAACTATGTGCCGGAACCGGAGAAAATCGAACAGGGTATTGCGATTCTGGCGGAAGAAGTTGAAAAGGCGATGCAGGAAGGCTAA
- a CDS encoding DUF1795 domain-containing protein: MYQMNEGTLAIPADWRDESLHVFVLPGDAINLVVNRTPIDFGLTAETVYQQTLAQFAAHLKGYKERGVWTLTLDGQPAHGLEYTWRSPEGPMHQVVVMQVRGELLLTFTVTVAGELSAEQKTAMLAVVETFKAAT, from the coding sequence ATGTATCAGATGAATGAAGGGACACTCGCTATCCCTGCCGATTGGCGCGATGAATCACTCCACGTTTTTGTTCTTCCGGGAGATGCCATCAATCTGGTTGTCAACCGCACCCCGATTGATTTCGGTCTGACGGCAGAAACGGTTTATCAGCAGACACTGGCTCAATTTGCGGCACACCTGAAAGGGTACAAAGAGCGTGGCGTTTGGACATTGACGTTGGATGGGCAACCCGCACACGGTCTGGAATATACCTGGCGGTCACCGGAAGGCCCAATGCATCAGGTTGTCGTGATGCAGGTACGCGGTGAGTTATTACTGACGTTTACCGTAACCGTAGCAGGCGAGCTCAGTGCGGAGCAGAAAACAGCAATGCTGGCGGTGGTCGAGACCTTTAAAGCCGCCACCTGA
- a CDS encoding Hcp family type VI secretion system effector — translation MPTPCYISIEGKTQGNITAGAFTSDSVGNIYVEGHEDEMLVQEFKHIVTVPTDPQSGQPSGQRVHKPFKFTVALNKAVPLMYNALASGEMLPTVTLKWYRTSVEGKQEHFFSTVLTDSTIVDINCQMPHCQDPSKLDYTQLIEVSLAYRKIDWEHTVAGTSGSDDWRAPIEA, via the coding sequence ATGCCAACTCCATGCTATATCAGCATCGAAGGTAAAACGCAGGGCAATATCACCGCTGGTGCTTTCACGTCTGATTCTGTCGGCAACATCTATGTGGAAGGCCACGAAGACGAAATGCTGGTACAAGAATTCAAACACATCGTCACCGTACCAACCGACCCGCAGTCTGGTCAGCCATCCGGCCAGCGCGTACACAAGCCGTTCAAATTCACCGTTGCGCTGAACAAAGCGGTTCCGCTGATGTACAACGCCCTGGCGTCCGGTGAAATGCTGCCGACAGTGACCCTGAAATGGTACCGCACATCGGTTGAAGGCAAGCAGGAGCACTTCTTCTCTACCGTGCTGACCGATTCCACCATCGTTGACATCAACTGCCAGATGCCACACTGCCAGGATCCATCAAAACTGGATTACACCCAACTGATTGAAGTGTCACTGGCCTACCGCAAAATTGACTGGGAACACACCGTTGCCGGTACGTCCGGTTCTGATGACTGGCGTGCGCCGATCGAAGCGTAA
- a CDS encoding aldose 1-epimerase family protein translates to MKKLLAIGITLALTSWQLSAQTFVLTDAESSVEKGNWQIGSDALKIKNQHFSIEQKVLHGGRQEGSKVITITSQDGLKIALSPTRGMNLLHVTGKNIRLGWDSPVDEVVNPNTINLESRNGLGWLEGFNEMMVRCGFEWTGHPVVSEGMIYTLHGRAGNTPASKVVVEVSDSAPHTITVRGLLKENSFKKSNLETWTELRYVPGSESFTVHDVLTNKADYARDYQIIYHSNFGTPILEDGARFIAPVKEISPFNDHAKAGLATWQTYKGPTKDFDEMVFNITPYTDGQGKTLAALVNKAGDKGVSIAFDTHQLPLLTLWKNTDTEKQGYVTGIEPGTNYAYPVTIEREQGRVKKLQPGQSTTFELTYSLLSSAEAVQKTEQKVKAIQGDNKTTLTEKPIAIE, encoded by the coding sequence ATGAAAAAATTACTGGCTATAGGCATTACACTGGCGCTGACATCATGGCAACTATCGGCGCAGACGTTTGTGCTGACAGATGCTGAAAGCAGTGTAGAAAAGGGAAACTGGCAAATTGGTAGTGATGCTCTGAAGATCAAAAATCAGCATTTCAGCATTGAGCAAAAAGTCCTGCACGGCGGACGTCAGGAAGGCAGTAAAGTGATTACGATTACCAGTCAGGATGGGCTGAAAATTGCTCTCAGCCCGACGCGAGGGATGAACTTACTGCACGTGACGGGGAAAAACATCCGTTTGGGGTGGGATTCACCGGTTGATGAGGTCGTCAACCCGAACACCATCAATCTGGAAAGCCGTAACGGACTGGGCTGGCTGGAAGGTTTCAATGAGATGATGGTGCGCTGCGGCTTCGAATGGACGGGGCACCCGGTCGTCAGCGAGGGCATGATCTATACCCTGCATGGCCGCGCAGGCAACACACCGGCTTCAAAAGTGGTGGTGGAAGTCAGCGATAGCGCACCGCATACCATTACGGTGCGGGGCCTTTTGAAAGAAAACAGCTTCAAGAAGTCGAATCTGGAAACCTGGACCGAGCTGCGCTACGTTCCCGGCAGCGAGTCGTTTACCGTGCATGATGTGTTGACCAACAAAGCCGACTACGCGCGCGACTATCAGATTATCTATCACAGTAATTTCGGCACGCCGATTCTGGAGGACGGTGCGCGTTTCATCGCGCCGGTGAAAGAGATTTCTCCGTTTAATGACCACGCTAAAGCGGGTCTGGCAACCTGGCAAACCTACAAAGGGCCGACAAAAGATTTTGATGAGATGGTGTTTAACATTACGCCGTATACGGATGGGCAGGGCAAAACGCTGGCAGCGCTCGTAAACAAGGCGGGGGATAAGGGCGTGTCGATTGCTTTTGATACCCATCAACTGCCGCTGCTGACGCTGTGGAAAAACACGGATACGGAAAAACAGGGCTACGTCACAGGGATCGAACCCGGTACTAACTACGCCTACCCGGTTACGATTGAACGTGAGCAAGGACGGGTCAAAAAGCTTCAGCCTGGCCAGAGCACGACGTTTGAGCTGACATACAGCCTGCTGAGTAGCGCAGAAGCGGTACAGAAAACGGAGCAGAAAGTAAAAGCCATTCAGGGTGATAACAAAACCACGCTGACAGAAAAACCGATCGCCATCGAGTAA
- a CDS encoding RHS repeat-associated core domain-containing protein, translated as MLSDILNRVARVGAMHAGKGPTPPAERPQPGQGKAPTSPGKTIKHKSFLGALAGAIAGAVVAAVVFAAAAAVAGAIAVAVVGTGGMGAALVVGAVKLAVGFGAVSLLGGLISSVSSKVSAMVDSGSPPFGPVSSGSGTVFAEKQKISRAEVDTVACTKHNSPQLIAQGSETVYVNGSPAARIDDKTVCGATIKEGASTVFFGSGQQTCLKISDEFSWWEKALLIAVEFLVPPSRGMFKGLGKLFTRGPTAVLKGIRMGALRTAVGLRKAVRCASKGFKNNKGLARIKEATRGFLKDPVYIPSGDVIEMRQDIELGQTLPLLFERTYRSSSTHTGLLGRGWYDTWSETAQVSRDGLNTHVVITLAQGYDIDFTFHQDVQSVFCPLYPAFTLYRRAKGFSLWDRDSLTWREFDVPQGDRLLLSSIHDPHDNRITLIRDPKGYLRKIRHSDDIELLLVWRGEYLHQIQRIDTGQKTLLAEYRQDELGRLIEADAAHAYHLFYDYDSENRLTRWHDNDQTWARYEYDYQGRCVYTTCADGYLTAHFEYLDDRVVMTDGLGQRSEFGFNALSLMSWEKSPLGHITRYDYDDHGNLLREISPAGRVVEFTYLDDSGLVSAFTDGSGHTWAYDYDEAQRLCGITDPLGRIWQWAFDEAGNPEKLTGPDTREVRFTWNRHGLLTQVSDQAGEVQARLRYDHRQRLLSASDALGRTQQLRYDQQDRVVQWQRPDGAQYRLGYRRASWKLPEQLVRPDEKEEKRQYDKHNNLLSYVDGNGALWRQSYGPFDLLTSRTDAQERTWRYEYDKESQQLVAVIAPDGSRWQWWLDADARVIRERDMAGTDTHYTYDEDGHCIAIRNGEGETRHFLYDGRGLLIKETTSDDTQYYRYDAAGRLTEVTSATSHVQLEYDLRDRVVREWLNGTLLTRQFDDTARTVTRTLVWENESDNALVSAFSYSAAGELQQVQLSDGAELTLAHDAAGRESSRSGGAFVQHREYDVMGWLAREMSGQQQDGRLHATQTKEYLYDGAGNLAGVRHNRETRGYRLDATGRVLSVLSGGAGRTVDTDEAYRYTRNGLPQETSRLTEWQAGRLTQHDDTHYQYDKAGRLIRKQVVQPGYRPQVWHYRWDSRNQLRVVDTPTGERWFYRYDPFGRRTGKRCEQTQDDIRYLWDGDQIAEVRHYRNGERVARRHWVHNGWELLVQQRQNTDGRWETDFVTSSQNGEPQALYKPDGTLRWQVPKSTLWGQRPGSTEDSADPGLAFAGQYRDTESGLCYNRFRYYEPNGGCYVSPDPIGVLGGESNYGYVQNPLSWIDPLGLAGCSVTRDKANKLLDSGEVKVTVKSRSDAEQLFMDRYLGSGYKNMTGESGPSTKNIMEYLTGNKTKSGTYHWDDVMDPNNKNRVMGHGPNNPDGDLPHLQIHQFDGNVIHIFFPW; from the coding sequence ATGCTGAGTGATATTCTGAACCGCGTTGCCCGCGTCGGTGCTATGCACGCAGGCAAAGGCCCGACGCCGCCTGCCGAACGTCCTCAACCGGGCCAGGGAAAAGCGCCGACATCACCGGGCAAAACCATCAAGCACAAAAGCTTTCTCGGCGCGCTGGCCGGCGCTATCGCTGGGGCGGTCGTTGCTGCGGTGGTTTTTGCCGCCGCAGCGGCTGTCGCAGGAGCGATTGCCGTCGCCGTTGTCGGGACGGGCGGCATGGGGGCGGCGCTGGTTGTCGGGGCAGTTAAACTGGCGGTGGGGTTTGGTGCAGTCAGCCTACTGGGAGGGCTAATTAGCAGCGTCTCCAGCAAAGTTTCCGCCATGGTAGACAGCGGATCCCCGCCGTTTGGGCCGGTTTCTTCAGGCTCAGGAACGGTGTTTGCGGAGAAGCAGAAGATTTCCCGCGCCGAGGTTGACACGGTCGCCTGTACCAAACACAACTCGCCTCAATTGATTGCACAAGGCAGTGAGACCGTTTACGTCAATGGCTCTCCGGCTGCGCGTATCGACGATAAAACCGTCTGTGGTGCCACTATCAAGGAAGGAGCATCAACCGTCTTTTTTGGTTCCGGACAGCAAACCTGCCTGAAGATTAGTGACGAATTCAGTTGGTGGGAAAAAGCGCTACTGATCGCGGTGGAGTTTCTGGTGCCGCCAAGCCGGGGCATGTTCAAAGGGCTAGGCAAGCTGTTTACCCGTGGCCCCACTGCCGTGCTCAAAGGCATTCGGATGGGGGCGCTAAGAACAGCGGTAGGGCTACGAAAAGCGGTTCGCTGTGCCAGCAAAGGCTTTAAAAATAACAAAGGGTTAGCGCGCATTAAGGAAGCCACTCGAGGCTTTCTGAAAGATCCGGTCTACATTCCCAGCGGGGATGTCATCGAAATGCGTCAGGATATTGAACTAGGGCAAACACTCCCCCTACTTTTTGAGCGCACGTATCGATCCTCTTCCACCCATACCGGGTTGCTGGGGCGCGGCTGGTATGACACTTGGAGCGAAACAGCGCAGGTCAGCCGTGATGGTCTCAATACCCACGTTGTCATCACGCTGGCGCAGGGATATGACATCGATTTTACGTTCCATCAGGATGTGCAGTCGGTATTTTGTCCGCTCTATCCGGCTTTTACCCTGTATCGGCGGGCAAAGGGCTTTAGCCTGTGGGATCGCGACAGTCTCACCTGGCGTGAATTCGATGTGCCTCAGGGCGATCGGCTACTTCTGTCTTCGATACATGACCCGCATGACAACCGTATTACCCTGATCCGCGATCCAAAAGGCTATCTGCGCAAGATCCGCCACAGCGACGATATCGAGCTACTGTTGGTGTGGCGAGGGGAATATCTGCACCAGATACAGCGTATTGATACTGGGCAGAAAACCCTGCTGGCTGAATACCGACAGGACGAACTGGGTCGCCTAATCGAAGCCGATGCCGCCCATGCCTATCACCTGTTCTACGACTACGACAGCGAAAACCGACTCACGCGCTGGCATGACAACGACCAGACCTGGGCGCGTTACGAATATGACTATCAAGGCCGCTGCGTCTATACCACCTGTGCCGACGGCTACCTGACGGCGCATTTTGAGTATCTCGACGATCGCGTGGTGATGACCGACGGATTAGGTCAGCGCAGCGAATTTGGTTTTAACGCGCTGTCGCTGATGAGTTGGGAGAAATCCCCACTAGGGCACATCACCCGCTACGACTACGACGACCACGGCAACTTGCTACGTGAGATTTCCCCAGCTGGCCGGGTGGTTGAGTTCACGTATCTGGACGATAGCGGTCTGGTCAGCGCCTTCACTGACGGCAGCGGCCATACCTGGGCCTATGACTACGACGAGGCGCAGCGGTTATGTGGCATCACCGATCCGCTGGGGCGCATCTGGCAATGGGCGTTCGATGAGGCAGGCAACCCGGAGAAACTCACGGGACCAGATACCCGCGAAGTCCGATTTACCTGGAACCGCCATGGCCTGCTGACGCAGGTAAGCGATCAGGCCGGCGAGGTTCAGGCGCGACTGCGTTACGATCATCGCCAACGATTGCTGAGCGCCAGCGATGCGCTGGGGCGCACCCAGCAGTTGCGCTATGACCAGCAGGACAGAGTGGTGCAGTGGCAGCGGCCGGACGGCGCACAATACAGGCTGGGCTATCGTCGTGCGAGCTGGAAGCTACCGGAGCAACTCGTCCGTCCTGATGAGAAAGAAGAAAAACGTCAGTACGACAAGCATAACAACCTGCTGAGCTATGTGGACGGCAACGGCGCACTATGGCGACAAAGCTACGGCCCCTTTGACCTGCTCACCTCACGCACGGATGCACAGGAGCGTACCTGGCGTTACGAGTATGACAAAGAGAGCCAGCAGCTGGTCGCCGTTATAGCCCCAGACGGCAGCCGCTGGCAATGGTGGCTAGATGCCGATGCGCGGGTTATCCGCGAGCGGGATATGGCAGGGACCGACACCCACTACACCTATGACGAAGACGGCCACTGCATCGCCATCCGTAATGGCGAAGGCGAAACTCGTCACTTTCTGTATGACGGACGTGGGCTGCTCATTAAAGAAACCACGTCGGACGATACCCAGTATTACCGCTATGACGCCGCAGGCAGGCTGACCGAGGTCACCTCTGCCACCAGTCACGTCCAACTGGAATATGACCTCCGTGACCGGGTGGTGCGGGAGTGGCTGAACGGCACCTTGCTCACCCGACAGTTTGACGATACCGCACGCACTGTGACGCGGACACTGGTCTGGGAAAACGAGAGCGACAACGCGCTGGTCAGCGCCTTCAGCTACAGCGCGGCAGGTGAACTGCAACAGGTGCAGTTGTCGGACGGTGCGGAGCTCACCCTTGCCCATGATGCCGCCGGACGGGAATCGTCCCGTTCAGGCGGGGCGTTCGTCCAACACCGCGAATATGACGTGATGGGCTGGTTGGCGCGCGAGATGAGCGGTCAGCAGCAGGACGGTCGACTCCATGCCACACAGACAAAAGAATACCTGTACGACGGTGCGGGCAATCTGGCTGGCGTTCGCCACAATCGTGAAACCCGGGGCTACCGTCTGGATGCCACCGGGCGGGTGCTGTCCGTCCTGAGCGGTGGCGCAGGACGCACGGTCGATACTGACGAAGCCTACCGCTATACACGCAACGGTCTGCCGCAGGAGACTTCCCGACTCACCGAATGGCAGGCGGGTAGGCTGACTCAGCACGACGATACCCATTACCAGTACGACAAAGCCGGGCGACTCATCCGTAAACAGGTGGTTCAGCCGGGCTACCGCCCACAGGTCTGGCACTATCGCTGGGACAGCCGTAACCAGCTCCGGGTTGTCGACACCCCGACGGGCGAACGCTGGTTCTACCGCTATGACCCGTTCGGACGGCGCACCGGCAAACGCTGTGAGCAGACACAGGACGATATCCGCTACCTGTGGGACGGCGACCAAATCGCTGAAGTACGCCATTACCGCAACGGTGAACGCGTTGCCCGCCGCCACTGGGTACACAACGGCTGGGAGCTGCTGGTTCAGCAACGGCAGAATACTGACGGACGCTGGGAAACCGATTTTGTCACCAGCAGCCAGAACGGCGAACCGCAGGCCCTGTACAAACCCGACGGCACCCTACGCTGGCAGGTACCGAAAAGCACCCTCTGGGGCCAGCGACCAGGCTCCACGGAAGACTCTGCGGACCCGGGACTTGCCTTTGCCGGACAGTACCGTGACACCGAAAGCGGGCTATGTTATAACCGTTTTCGGTACTACGAGCCGAATGGTGGATGCTACGTCTCACCTGACCCTATAGGGGTGCTGGGTGGTGAAAGTAATTATGGGTATGTGCAAAATCCGCTGAGTTGGATCGATCCGCTGGGGTTGGCGGGGTGCTCGGTTACTAGAGATAAGGCAAATAAATTACTAGATAGCGGTGAGGTTAAAGTCACTGTCAAATCTAGAAGTGATGCAGAGCAGCTATTCATGGACAGGTATTTAGGGTCCGGTTATAAAAATATGACGGGAGAATCAGGCCCTAGCACAAAAAATATAATGGAGTATCTCACAGGGAATAAAACGAAGTCAGGGACCTATCACTGGGATGATGTAATGGATCCTAATAACAAGAATCGTGTTATGGGACATGGGCCAAATAATCCTGATGGTGATCTTCCTCACTTACAAATTCATCAGTTTGATGGAAATGTAATTCATATATTTTTCCCGTGGTAG
- the tssI gene encoding type VI secretion system tip protein TssI/VgrG — translation MANSTGLQFTVKVGALPASTFAVVDFQLSEALNQPFALSLNLASPLPGIDFGAVLDQPCELLVWYEGELQRRVSGIVSAFAQGDTGFRRTRYQAEVRPALWRLGLRTNARIFQAQKPEAIIGALLEEAGITDYAFALRNEHAVREYCVQYRESDLAFIARLAAEEGLFFFHEFEEGKHRVVFADDAGALAKGPELFFNLATQGLSEGAYVRRFRYAEAVSTAEVALKDYSFKTPAYGLLHQKISGELEHQRESYQHFDYPGRFKQDPSGKAFTGYRLDALRAGATTGSGESNAAELMPGSSFTLTEHPNLALNIGWQLVAITHSGQQPQALEEESGGEPTTYSNSFEVVKASTTWRADLPYKPMVDGPQIATVVGPAGEEIYCDQYGRVKLQFPWDRYGASDDQSSCWVRVSQGWAGGQYGLIAIPRIGHEVIVSFLEGDPDQPIVTGRTFHATNPSPYPLPANKTRTTLRTTTHKGAGFNELRFEDQAGQEEVFIHAQKDMNTVVLNNRSTSVNVDHNENIGRDQTVVVQQNQTVSVIADQVTEIQGEQTVVVKKNRSTVVEDNETLRVTNNIFIHAEDGSIQIGTGAGYISIKHSGDIEIVGNNLTLNGTRIDLN, via the coding sequence ATGGCAAACAGTACAGGATTACAGTTCACCGTTAAGGTCGGCGCATTGCCTGCGTCGACCTTTGCCGTGGTGGATTTTCAGCTCAGCGAGGCGCTCAACCAGCCGTTTGCCCTGTCGCTGAATCTGGCCAGCCCCTTACCGGGGATCGATTTTGGTGCGGTTCTCGACCAGCCCTGCGAACTCCTGGTGTGGTACGAAGGTGAACTCCAAAGACGAGTGAGCGGTATTGTCAGCGCGTTTGCGCAGGGCGATACCGGCTTTCGCCGCACGCGCTATCAGGCAGAAGTCCGTCCGGCCCTGTGGCGTTTGGGGCTACGTACCAATGCTCGTATATTTCAGGCGCAGAAGCCTGAGGCAATTATCGGCGCCCTGCTGGAAGAAGCGGGCATCACCGACTACGCCTTTGCGCTGCGCAACGAGCACGCAGTGCGGGAATATTGCGTGCAGTACCGCGAAAGCGATTTGGCCTTTATAGCCCGACTGGCTGCCGAAGAAGGCCTGTTCTTCTTCCATGAGTTTGAGGAAGGCAAACACCGCGTCGTCTTTGCCGACGATGCAGGCGCGTTGGCAAAAGGCCCTGAGCTGTTTTTCAACCTGGCGACACAGGGGCTGAGTGAAGGCGCATACGTGCGTCGTTTCCGCTATGCCGAGGCGGTGAGCACAGCAGAAGTTGCACTCAAAGACTACAGCTTCAAAACCCCAGCCTATGGCCTGTTGCACCAGAAAATCAGCGGAGAACTGGAACACCAGCGCGAAAGTTACCAACACTTCGACTACCCCGGTCGCTTTAAACAAGATCCGAGCGGTAAAGCCTTTACCGGCTATCGGCTGGATGCACTGCGAGCAGGGGCGACGACCGGCTCGGGCGAATCGAATGCCGCGGAACTGATGCCGGGCAGCAGTTTTACCTTAACCGAACACCCCAATCTGGCACTCAATATCGGCTGGCAGTTGGTCGCCATCACCCACAGCGGGCAACAGCCACAGGCGCTGGAAGAGGAAAGCGGCGGCGAACCGACCACCTACAGCAACAGCTTTGAAGTTGTGAAAGCCAGCACGACCTGGCGCGCCGACCTGCCCTACAAACCAATGGTAGACGGCCCGCAGATCGCCACCGTCGTCGGTCCGGCGGGTGAAGAAATTTACTGCGACCAGTACGGCCGGGTGAAACTTCAATTCCCGTGGGACCGCTACGGCGCAAGCGATGACCAGAGCTCCTGCTGGGTACGCGTCAGCCAGGGTTGGGCAGGCGGCCAATATGGCCTGATCGCTATTCCGCGCATCGGCCATGAAGTCATTGTGAGTTTCCTCGAAGGCGACCCGGATCAGCCCATCGTAACGGGCAGAACCTTCCACGCCACCAATCCCTCACCCTACCCGCTGCCCGCCAACAAAACGCGCACGACACTGCGCACCACAACCCACAAAGGCGCCGGGTTCAACGAACTGCGCTTTGAGGATCAGGCAGGTCAGGAAGAAGTGTTTATCCATGCCCAGAAGGACATGAACACCGTGGTGCTGAATAACCGCAGTACATCGGTGAATGTGGATCACAACGAAAACATTGGCCGCGATCAGACTGTCGTCGTGCAGCAAAACCAGACGGTTTCTGTTATTGCCGATCAGGTTACCGAGATCCAGGGGGAGCAGACGGTGGTGGTGAAGAAAAACCGAAGCACCGTCGTGGAAGACAATGAAACGCTGAGAGTGACAAACAACATCTTTATCCACGCCGAAGATGGCAGCATTCAGATTGGTACGGGTGCGGGCTATATATCAATCAAGCACAGCGGGGATATTGAGATCGTCGGGAATAACCTGACGCTGAACGGCACCCGTATCGATTTGAATTAA